One Gordonia pseudamarae genomic window, GCTCGGAGAAGGACGGATCGATACCGAGTTCGGTCATCGCCTCCTTGGTCTCCTTCACCCAGTGACGCAGCTTGGGGGCCTCACCGCGCACCGCGGTCGCGGCGGTGCGCAGGAAGTTCGACATCGACACGCCCGGCACCTCGACGGGGTACTGCATCGCGAGGAACAGGCCGGCGCGGGCACGCTCGTCCACGCTCATCTCGAGCACGTCCTCGCCATCGAGGGTGATCGAGCCCTGCGTGACCTCGTACTTGGGGTGGCCGGCGATGGCGTACGACAGCGTCGACTTGCCTGATCCGTTGGGGCCCATGATGGCGTGGGTTTCGCCCGATGCGACGGTCAGGTCGACACCTTTGAGGATGTTGATCGGCTCGGCATCGGCGTCGGACTGCTTGACGTCGACGTGCAGATCCCGGATTTCCAGAGTGGTCACAGTTGATCCTTGAGAAATATGTGAAACGAGAATGCTTGGGCTGTAAGCGGTGTCGTCACAGGACGACGAGTTTGAGCTCTTCCTCGATCGCGTCGGCCAGGCGCTGCCGGACTTCCTTGACGCCGATCTTGAGAATGATCTCTCCGAAGAAGCCGAGAATCACCAGACGCCGTGCCTCGGCCTCGCTGATTCCGCGCGACTGCAGGTAGAACAACTGCTCGTCGTCGAATCTGCCGGTGGCGCTGGCGTGGCCGGCGCCGACGATCTCACCGGTCTCGATCTCCAGGTTGGGTACCGAATCGGCGCGGGCACCGTCGGTGAGGACGAGGTTGCGGTTGAGCTCGAAGGTGTCGGTCCCTTCGGCCTCCGGCCGGATCAGCACGTCGCCGATCCAGACGGTGTGTGCCTCACGCATCCGGTCCCCGGAGCCGTCGCTTTGCAGCGCACCCTTGTAGACCACGTTGGATCGGCAGTTGGGCTGGCTGTGATCAACGAGCAGACGCTGTTCGAGGTGCTGGCCGGCGTCGGCGAAGTACAGACCCCACAGCTCGGCGTCGCCGCCGGGTGCGTGATAGTGCACCACCGGCGAGAGCCGGACCAGGTTTCCGCCGAGGCTGACCGCGAAATGCCGGACGATCGCATCGCGGCCGACACCGATGTGGTGGGCGGCCACAT contains:
- the sufD gene encoding Fe-S cluster assembly protein SufD codes for the protein MADPTLPVGAQANPAPANAAQVNKGQQFTSFDVNAFEIPNQREEAWRFTPFRRLRGLHDGTAVRTADPAITVEGVTEAVTVDTVGRDDPRLAEGGAPFDRVAAQAFSSFTAATVITVAKETELAEPVIVRVTGPGVDEVGFGHIQVRLDAFARAVVVLDQQGSGTYAENIQFIVGDHAHLTVVNVHDWADDAVHVAAHHIGVGRDAIVRHFAVSLGGNLVRLSPVVHYHAPGGDAELWGLYFADAGQHLEQRLLVDHSQPNCRSNVVYKGALQSDGSGDRMREAHTVWIGDVLIRPEAEGTDTFELNRNLVLTDGARADSVPNLEIETGEIVGAGHASATGRFDDEQLFYLQSRGISEAEARRLVILGFFGEIILKIGVKEVRQRLADAIEEELKLVVL
- the sufC gene encoding Fe-S cluster assembly ATPase SufC, whose product is MTTLEIRDLHVDVKQSDADAEPINILKGVDLTVASGETHAIMGPNGSGKSTLSYAIAGHPKYEVTQGSITLDGEDVLEMSVDERARAGLFLAMQYPVEVPGVSMSNFLRTAATAVRGEAPKLRHWVKETKEAMTELGIDPSFSERSVNEGFSGGEKKRHEVLQLGLLKPKIAILDETDSGLDVDALRIVSEGVNRYKERENGGVLLITHYTRILRYIKPDYVHVFVNGRVVESAGPELADELEENGYVRFTSAAASHTAG